Genomic window (Deinococcus betulae):
GGCCCATGTCCATGTAAAACTGGTCGGGGATATTCAGAATTTCGTCGGGGTGGGCGCCGTCCAGCGCCTCATGCAAGATGCCCGCGTAACCGCGCACTGTAGGCGCCTCTTCGGGCACCTTGAAGTACAGGTGCATGCCGCCCGTCTCGTCCTGCTCGGTCACCAGAAAGAAAGGGCTGGTGCATTCAGGCACAGGCTTCAGGAACTCGGGATGCTCCAGGTACTTGGTGGGGAGGCCGGGCAGCTTTTTGCTGTATTCCAGCAGCGCTTGCAGGCGCAGCGGCTTGGGGGCGCTGCGAAACAGATTGACAATGCTTTGCAGCTTTTCGGGCAGAGGGGCGGCGTCGCTCATGGCTGCTACTGTAGCGCCGCCCACCTGGGGGGATTGAGGTGGCCTGTCCAGTTGACCACTTTTGTCAATAAGTCCTGGACAGGGGTACAATCCGGAGGCAAAACGCGCACGACCCTTTAAGCTTCATCCCACAGGAGGCACACACATGGATTACGCAAAAGACGTTCTGGTCAGCACAGACTGGGTGGCCCAGAACCTGAACACCCCCGGCCTGCGCCTCGTAGAAGTGGACGAAGACATTTTGCTGTACGACACCGGCCATATTCCCGGCGCCGTCAAGCTGGACTGGCAGACCGACCTGTGGCACCCCGTGGAGCGCGACTTTATTACCCCAGAAGAGGTCAGCGCCCTGCTGGGCCGCCTGGGCATCGGGGCAGATGATCAGATCATTCTGTACGGCGACAAGAGCAACTGGTGGGCCGCCTACGCCTACTGGTTCCTGTCGTACAGCGGCGTCAAAAACCCCCTGAAGCTCATGAACGGCGGCCGTCAGAAGTGGGTCGCCGAGGGCCGCGAGCAGACCACCGACGCCCCCAGCGTGGAAGCCACCCAGTACCCGGCCCTGACCCGCGACGATTCGCTGCGCGCCTTCCGCGACGAGGTTAAGGGCCATCTGGACAGCGTCAAGAGCGGCACTGGCGCCCTGGTGGATGTCCGCAGCCCCGACGAGTTCTCGGGCAAGGTGACCCACATGCCCGCCTACCCACAAGAGGGCGTGCTGCGCGGCGGCCACATTCCCGGCGCCCGCTCGATTCCCTGGGCGCGCGCCGCCAACGAGGACGGCACCTTCAAGAGCGCCGACGAACTGAAGGCGCTGTACGAGGGCGAAGGCGTGACTCCCGACAAGGACGTCATCGCCTACTGCCGCATTGCCGAGCGCAGCAGTCACAGCTGGTTCGTGCTGCGCGAACTGCTGGGCTACCCCAGCGTGCGCAACTACGACGGCAGCTGGACCGAGTGGGGCAACGCCGTGGGCCTGCCTATCGAGAAGACCTACAGCGAAGCGTAAGGCGCCGCTGGGGCAGGGGCGGTCAGTCCGGTCTGGGCTGGCCGCCCTTTTCCGTTAGGCTGGCCCTATGGTCAGGCGGTGCTTTGCGCGGGTGGTTGGGAAGAGCGGAGAACTGCGGCTGAACCTGCTGCACAGCGGAGAAGTTGGGCTGGTGTTCCAGGGGCAAACCCACACCTTCGAGACCCTGGAAGACGCCCTGGACGGCGCGGCCTGGTTGCCCCAGGTGCCGGGCGACCTGTATGAGGCGCTGGCCTGGGAACTGGACCTGCTGGCGCTGAGGGGAACGCCCCCAGGCTGAGGTCCAGGGCTCATCAGCCGGTCCCCTTCATACGCGGCAGCGCAGGTGCAGCGACCTGGGCGGCAACGTTGCGGGCAAAGTCAGCTTTGGTCAACCACACCGCCAGACTTCGTCAGGGTGTCGAAGGCTGTGGCCGCCAGACGACCAGCAGGTCTATTTTGTCCTTTGGTGAACCCGTGCAGTCGAGGACGGCCCGCTCGGCCGCCCAGCCGTACAGAAGCGCGCCAAAGTCTTCAGGTCGCCTGTTCCAGAGGTCGGTCAGGCCCCGCGTCCAGGCCGCGCACAGTTGCCGGGCTGTGCGCGTGTCCTGCTGTGCGGGCACGGCAACGATGTCGTCAAGCTGTGAGGGCGTGTCAGGGTGATAACTCAGCGTGACCTTGACAGGGCCGCCGAACAGCTCGCCTTCAAAGTGGTGGTTGGCGTAAGCCCGGCTGTTGACCTGTGGACTGGGCAGGGGCCGAAACCCTTGACGGATCAGTTTGGCACGGGCCCCTACGGCGTCGTCTTCCCGCATCAGCTGAAGAAACTGGGCCACCTTAGGCTCTGGGGCTGCACAGGCCACCAGACCGCCAAGCAGCAACAAGCGCATAGGCCACATCGCCGTGCAGTCTATGAAAACAGCGGGCAGACTGTGCCCCGACCTCTCCGATTCAGAAAAGTGTTAGAAGGCGCCATCTAAGCTGACCTTCATGATGGGAGTCCTTGTCGCCCTGGTGGTGCTGGCCGCGCTGGTCCTTGTCTGGCGCCTGTCACAGCGCCGTCCCCGCACCCCTGCTGCGCCGCCACCGTCGCCGTCGTCTGACCGGCCTTCGGGGGTGCGCGTGGTGCCCACGCCTGAAAGGCCGCAGATACAGGCCGCAGTGGCCGCCGCCCCGGTGGTCGCCGCGCCAGTCTTCGCCGCGCCCCCCGGCACTGCAGCCCTGGATGACCCCGACGCCGTGCGCCCGGAAGTCAGCGCCGAGGCGGTGGCCTCGGCCCGCGCGGCGGTGCAGGCCGATGTGCCCGACGCCATCCTGTCGGACGCCCTGCTGGACGTGACCCCCGAGCAACTGCAGCGCCTGATGGCTGCCGTCCCCGAGGACGTGATGGCCCGCGCCATCGGCCGGGATGACAAGGTGACCCAGGGGCCTGTCAAGGCCGAGGACCTGCAGCAGCTTCAGGGCATCGGCGGCGCACTGGATGACCTGGACATCTGGAGTTTTGGCGATGACAGCGCCAGCACGCCCGGCCACAAGGCCTGAAGCCAGGAGGTTCAGCGCCCCAGCATCACCCTGGGGCGTTTTTGTTTGAGAGGCCGTAAGAGTCCTGGCCTGCCAGGGGGTATCCCATCGTAGAAACAACAGGCGGATCTGATTGGCCGGGTGACCCAGTTTGCCCTCACTTCATCACCGTTTCTTGAGCGCGCTATCAGCTGGCCATGACAGAGAGGCCTCACCCTGAGGCATGACGCCCAGTGACGACCGCGACGCCCTGCCTGTTAATCCCACCCTGGCCCCACATACTTCGCCTGCTGCGCCAGTGCAGGGTGCCGATCAGGGGCCGATGCCAGACGAGTTGCCGCCCGCTCCGGGGGTGCCGTCACCCTCTGGAGAAGGCCTGAGCAGCGCAGAAGTCGCCGCCCTGGTCAGCGGCGGTGATCCCTCGATGGCCGAAGCCAACCTGGCCCTGGAAACAGCGGAGGGCCTGGACCCCAAGACCCAGAGCTGAAGTGCGGGCGGGCCCCTGCCTTACGCTGGGGCATGCTGTCTATCGCTGACCTGCGTACTGCCTGCGCCGCGCTGCCCGGCTCGCAGGAAACTTTTCCCTTTGACGCCACGACCCTGGTGTTCAAGGTGGGCGGCAAGATGTACGCCCTGACCGACATTCAGGCCGAGCCGCTGACCCTGTCGGTTAAGGTGCGTCCCGAACACGGCGAGGACCTGCGCGCTGCCCATGAAGCGATTGCCCCCGGTTACCACCTCAATAAGCGCCACTGGGTCACGGTGACGCTGGACGGCCAGGTGCCCACAGCGCTGGTCCAAGAGTTGCTGGCCGGCAGCCACGCCCTGGTGGTGGGCGGCCTGACCCGCGCCCAGCGCGCCGAGCTGGGCCTGTGACGCGGCTGCGTGTCCTCCTGGGGGCCGGCGAGCAGCGCTGGTCCGGCTGGGTGTCGACCTAGCAGCCCGAGCTGTACCTTCTCAACCTCCAGACCTTCGCCCAGTTTTTTGGAGGGCTCCGGGCCGACGTCTTCCTAGGTAAGCACGTCTGGGAACACCTATGTTGTCAGAAGGCGAGCAGGCCGCGTCGCTGGTGTTCGGATGCCTGAAGCCGGGCGGCACCTTGCGGGTGGCGGTGCTGGACGGCGGCCACCCTGACCCTGCGTACCGGGCGCTGGTGGGGGTCCACGCACGACCACCAGGTTCATAGATGCTGGACACCTTTGGCCCCGTCTTTGCCGGGGCAGGGTTTGAGCTCCGCCCTCTAGAATGGTGGGACGCGCCGGGAACGTTTCACCACCGGGCCTGGGACCCCGAGGACGGCCCGGTTGACCACAGCAGTCAGCTCGAACCACCGCAACGCCGCGTGGCGCTGGGGTGAAGGGCCGCTGGGCTTTACCAGTCTGGTGTTAGACACTGCGAAGCCGAGCTAGCCGCTTGATTTGCCAGTTCAGTCTGCCCTACACAGCTTGACCTGGGGCAGAACGCCGCTTCTTATTCTGCTATTTACATATTCATAAATTGGGGCTATGCTGGAAGGTGAAATTCGCCACGTTCCCTGCCTCTGAGGTTCCCATGATTGTCGAGACCAAGATTGTTGGCCGCCGCACCCCCTTTGAACGCCGCTCGCTGGAGGTTCCGGCGGGGCCACAGACGCTCCAGAGCCTGGTGACCCATCTGGTTCATGCCGAGGTCGCCGCCTACCACGAGCGTCAGGAGCAGGTGGGCGTGCTGCGCGTACTGACCGAACGCGACCTGACAGAAGGCGCGCTGGGCGGCCGGGTGGCGGTGGCCCCGCAGGCACCGGGCGGCACCGTGACCCCCGAAGACGCCGTGCGCACTGCCCTAACGGCGTTCGGGGACGGCCTGTACTACGTGTTTCTCGATGAGGAGCAGCTGGAGTCGCTGCAGGCCCCGCTAACACTGCGCCCCGACAGCACGCTGCTGCTGGTCCGCCTGACTGCGCTGGCTGGGGGCTGAGGATGGACGTTCACGACTATCTGCGCGGTTTCGAGGGCCCCTGGCAGGCTGACTTCATGGCCCGCCTGCGAACGCTGCCTGACGACCAGGCCACCCTGATTCGCGCCGAATTGAAGGGCAGTGGTGACCAGGCCGCCCACCAGGCCCGCGAAGCCGCCCTGACCGATCTGCTGCACGGCAGCGACGAGACCACGCGGCAGGCGCTGGCCGCTGTCTTGTTCCCCCAGTTTCCTGAGGTCGTGCGCCGCACCGTGGAAGCGCTGCTGACCCGCCACCCCTACACCGAGGGCTACAGCCGCCGCGCCTTTCGCGCCCCCGGTGACCGCCGCATGGCCGCGAGGGCCTGGAACTGGCTGTGGAGCACCTGGCAGGTCACACGCGACTATCCGCAGCCCCTGGACTGGTTTGCGGTGCATGCGGGCCTGCTGAGTCCCTGGCAGAGCCGGGAACTGGGGCTGCTGCTGGGTCAGGCGGTCAGCGACGGGCACGAGGATATTTTTCAGATTCTGCGCGACACGGCCAGCACCCAGCATCCGGTGGCCCGCATGGGGCGGCATGTGCCGCTGGCACTGCTTTCGGGCACCCGACCGGACGCCTGGGCCCTGGCCGAGGGCCTGCTGCTGGCCGCCCAGCGCCAGGAAGGGCTGCGGCAGGTGATTCTGGAAACAGTGGACGAGGCCAGCCCCGAGGCCCTGACGCGGATGCTGCGCCTGATTCTGGCTGAAGACCTGCTGCGCTTTGCCGCGACCCTGCGGGCCGCCTGCGTGTGGTTTGGCCTGAATTACGACGTGACCGATCTGAAGGCGGTGCGCGCCCACCTGACAACGGCCCTGGGTTACCTGGAGGATTCGGCGTCGGCCCGGACGGCCGTGACTAGCGGCAGCGGCGCAGAAGCCTACCTAGCTTTGTTCACCCTGGCCATGCGGGACGCCATTGGGGCGGCGGCGCTGGCCCGCCCCCTGTTGGCCGACCCCGCCCCAGAGCGCCGCATGGCCGCCGCCCAGTTCCTGCTGGCCGCTGACGCCCTGCAAGGGGACGACCTGAGCGCCCTGCTGGCGGACCCGGACCTGCGGCTGGCGGCCCTGGCCGGGGGGCGCGTCAGCCCATGGACCCGCGAGGCACAGCCTTTTTCTCTGGAGGAGTTTGCAGCCTATGCCGCGCGCCTGCCCACCGAGGGCCGGCATGACCTGCTGCTGTTTCCCTGGCTGGGGCACGTACCGGCCCGCGCCGAAGCGATGAACAGTTTGCCCAGGGTGCTGGGCGACCAGCCGGTGGCAGACCTGGCCCCGTACCTGGCCCACATGAGCAGTGACGGCCGCTTGGGCGTGCTCGGGCGCCTGCGCGAGCGGCACGGCAACACGCCTCAGCAGCTGGACGCCCCCACCCGCGACCTGCTGCTGACCCTGCTGCAAGACCGCCAGAGCGGCGTGTCGCAGGAGGCCGTGCAGGTGATGGGGCAGCTGACCCCCGAGCCGCAGGAGGTTGAGGTACTGCATACCCTCCTGCGCCGCCGCAGCGCCGACCTGCGCCGGGGCCTGATTCGCCTGCTGGCCACCGACCCTGCCTTGGGAGCCAGTAGCGCCCTGGCCCTGCTGGCCGGCACCAACACCGAGCAGCGTCAGGCCGGCCTGCAACTGCTTCAGGCAGTGGGCGGCGAGGTGCCCGGCGGGTTTCAGCCGAAAAACGTGGCCGAGGAAACCCTCCTGGCTGCCCTGACCGAACCGGGGGCTCAGCCCACGCTGGAAGATGGCCTGGGCCTGTTTGATCCGGCCGACCTGAGCCGCGCGCCGGCGCCAGTGCCGGCCGCCCACGACTTTGTCCCAGAGGTGGCGCGCGGCGCCCGGCTCCTGCGCAGCCTGAACGCCCTGATTGAGGCGCACCGCGAAACCCCCCTGACGGGCATCGGCTGGGACGGCGAGCAGACGCTGCTGCTGGGCAATGTACGCGGCGGCCTGCTGCGCCCGCGCGCCGACCAGCCCATGCCCCTGGCCGACCTCTGGACTGGTTGGTGGCAGACCCGGCCTGACCCGCAGGACGGGGACCTGACGCGCATGGCCTGGGCGCTCAGTCATTTCGTGGCGCGGGAGGACACCACCGAAGCCGAGCTGGACGCTGAACTGCACACGCTGGCCGAGGAACTGGCGCAGGACATGGACCTGTCCCCCGAGGAACTGGCTGAGGCGCTGGAAGACGACACCGACGAAGAGGAGCGCGCCCAGGCCGCCCAGGTGGCCCGCGCCCGGGAAGCCCTGCGCCGCCAGACGATTGACCGCACGCTGGGGCCGCTGGTGCCGCTGCGGCTGGAGCACATGGACCGCGTGAGGGCCGTCGTGGGCTATCTGCGCGCCGGGTTCAGTACGCCCGCCGACCTTGACCTGAGCCTGGACGCCTGGGCCACGGCCCTGAGTGGGCTACCTGCCGACGTTGGGCTGCTGACCGACCCCCGGTACACCTGGCGCAGCGATGACCCGCGCGACTGGTTCACGCCCCTGCGCCCGGCCTGGGCGCAGCTGGAGGCCGCCACGCCAGCACAGCTGCGCCGCGCCTGGGACCTGACCCTGCACGAGGGCCGCGCCTTCGAGCACCTGCCCCTTCAGCGGCCCTCGACCCCGCTGCTGGTGCGCGCCTACGAACATGGGTGGGCAGGCCGCGCCGACCTGCTGGACGCGCTGATTGGGCCGCGGCCTCAGCGCAGCGGCTATTACTACGGCCATGACTTTGGCGACCTGGCCGCCGCCACGCGCCCCCGCCTGCGGGACGACGTGCCCACTCACCCCGACTGGCGCGCGGCGGTGGACGACGTGCGCGCCCGGGTGCTGGATGTGGAACTGGCGCGCGGCGATCTGGAAACGGCCGCCACTCCGGCCGCCCTGGCCCTGGGCCAGGTCACGGGCGCGGCCCTGACCCTGCGCCTGCTGGCGGCGCTCGGCAAAAATCCCCTGCGGCGCGGCTATCAGGGCCGCAGCGAGAGCCGTGACGTGACGTTCAGCCACCTCGTCCGGGTATCGTTTCCGGCGCCAGCCGACACCCCTGCCGCCTTCGCCCGTGAGGTCAGGACGTTCGGGGTGGGTGAGGCCCGGCTGCTGGACCTGGCCATGTTTGCTCCGCAGTGGGCGCCGCTGGTCGCCGACGTGCTGGGCTGGAAGGGCCTGCGGGACGGCGTGTATTGGCTGCACGCCCACACCCGCGACACGAACTGGAGCGTGCCCCAGGACATCCGCGAAGGCTGGGAGGCCGAGATTGCCGAGCGCACCCCGCTGTCGGCCACTGACCTGATGGGCGGCGCGGTGGACGTGGCCTGGTTTCACCGCATGCACCGCACGCTGGGTCAGGCGCGGTTTCATACCCTGCTGGACGCGGCCAAATATGCCTCCAGCAGCGGCGGCCACAAACGCGCCGAACTGTTTGCCCGCGCGCTGCTGGGCGAATTGGACAGAGATGAACTGGTCACCCGTATCCGCGAGAAGCGCAACCAGGACGCCGTGCGCGCCCTGGGGCTGTTGCCGCTGGGTCGGGGACCGGCCAAGCGCAACAGGGACCTGGAAGCCCGTTACCGCCTGCTGGCCGATTTTCGCCGGGAAGCCCGGCAGTGGGGCGCCCAGAAACAGGCCAGCGAGCGCCTGGCCGCCGACATCGGCCTACAGAACCTGGCCCGCACGGCGGGGTACGCCGATCCCCAGCGCCTGATGTGGGCGATGGAAGCCCGCACCGCCCCCGACTGGGCGCAGACCGTCACCGAGGGCGGCGTGACGGTGGGCATTGCCCTGACAGACGCCGGCGACGCCAGCCTGACCGTGCGGCGCGGCGAGAAAGTCCTGAAAACCCTGCCGCCTGCCCTCAAAAAGCTGCCAGCTGTGGCAGCCATCCGCGAGGCGGTGGGCGAGCTGGGCGCGGCCCAGAAGCGCATGCGCGCCGCCCTGGAAGAGGCGATGGTGCGCGGGGACCACTTTCAGAACAGCGAGCTGCACGACCTGGCCCGGCATCCAGTGATAGCGCCCATGCTGCTCTCGCTGCTGTGGGTGCTCAATGAAAGCCAGCTGGGCTGGTGGACGGGCGACACGCTGGAGACCCTGGGCGGCTCGGTGCCCATCGGTGACCAGGCCCTGCGCCTGGCCCACCCGCACGACCTGTATGTGGGGGGGCAGTGGCCGCAGCTTCAGCAGGAGGTCATGACGCGGGGGCTGGCCCAGCCGTTCAAGCAGGCGTTCCGTGAGTATTATCCCCTCACGGCCGCAGAGCAGGGCGCGGCGCGCAGCACCCGTTACAGCGGCCATCATGTGCAGCCAGGCAAGGCCGCCGCGCTGTTTAAATCGCGCGGCTGGGTCACCGTCCATGAGGAAGGCGTGCGCAAAACCTGGCACGCCGAGGGCCTGAATGTCTGGGTGGACACCAGCGTGGGCTCCGGCACCCCCAATGAGGTCGAGGGCGCCGAACTGCGGGCCGTCTACTTCACCACGCGCGACGGGTTAGAGGCCCTGCCGCTGGCGCAGGTGCCGCCGCGCCTCCTGAGCGAAACGCTGCGTGACCTCGACCTGGTGGTCAGCGTGGCCCATGTGGGCGGCGTGGACCCGGAAGCCAGCCAGAGCACCACCGCCATGCGGGCGGCCCTGCTGCGGGAGACCCTGCGCCTGCTCAAACTGGGGAACGTACGCCTGGACCACGGCCACGCGCTGATTGACGGCCACCACTCGCGGTACACGGTGCATCTGGGCAGCGGCACCGTTCACCGGCAGCCGGGCGGGTTCCTGTGCATCGTGCCGGTCCACAACCAGTCGCAGGGCCGCCTCTTCCTGCCCTTTGCCGACCCTGACCCCCGGACCGCCGAGGTCGTCAGCAAGGTGCTCCTGCTGGCCGAGGACCGCAAGATTCAGGACCCCACGATTCTGGAACAGTTGCGGTGAGGACGCGGCTGCCTGTGCCCGTCCTGACCGGGCTGCGGCTGGTGCGCTATGGGCTAAAGCCGCAGCCCTTCGGCGGGGTTCAGGCGCAGGTGCAGCTCCGGGCCGATGGCCCTGACGCCGCCCTGCAGGCCGTCACCCGCTTCTTTCATGGCGGCTGGCTTCAGGACTCGCCAGAGTTTCTGACGGCTGTGCTGGCCCTGCTCCCCGGCCGGGGCGTCAATCTGCGCGAGGAAGGGCAGGTGATCCGTCAGGGGGACCGCCTGCACCTGTGGTCAGACATGACCTATTTCGAGCGCACCGCTGAGGCCGACCTGGAGTTTCACGAGGTCTGCGAGGTGGTGCGCCTCAACTTGCATCTCCTGACTCTAAAGCGCGAGTGGCTGACCTCGCCCTCACGCCGTGGCCTGCCGTCTTATGAGGAGCACCGGGGCTTCCGCGTGCAACTGCTGCGCCCAGAGAGCGAGAGTAGCGCTCCGATAAGTGGCTGGTAGGAGGAGGCCACCATCCATTTCAGCCGCTGGCCAGTTGTGGGTTTGCCACGCCGCTTTGCAGGTCTGCTCGCCTGAGGATCATTGGGCGACAAAGCTCAACTTGGCTCCGGGATTTCTTCTGGGTGCTCTCGGCTCGTCCTCGGGCAGAGTGCCCGGTGAAATCCAAACGGAGTTGGAGAGCGGCGCCGCAGACCTCAGGAGCTTCGCAGCAGAGCGAAAAAGAGTACAGATGGCATGGTGTGTTCTGGAGGCGCAGACGGTGCCCTTCTTCTCTCCATAAGAGAGAGGCGGAGAGCTCTGCCTCCGCCCCTCTCTCACTTGTCCCTTTAAAACGCGGTGTCGAGGGCCCCCAGCGCTGCGTCAGCGTCCGTGATGCCTGCCTGGGCCATGTCGGGACGACCGCCGCCTTTGCCGCCGCCCGCCGCCGCCAGCTTGCCAATCAGCTGCCCGGCGTGGGCGCCGCGCGTGACGGCGTCTTTGGTCGCCTTCACGACCAGGCCTTTGTCGCCGGCCACCACCACGAGGTCGGCGCCGCTCTGGTCCAGCAGCTTGTCGGCGGCACCGCGCAGTTCGTTGCCCTCAATGCCTGCCAGCTTCAGCGCCGCA
Coding sequences:
- a CDS encoding SufE family protein, which gives rise to MSDAAPLPEKLQSIVNLFRSAPKPLRLQALLEYSKKLPGLPTKYLEHPEFLKPVPECTSPFFLVTEQDETGGMHLYFKVPEEAPTVRGYAGILHEALDGAHPDEILNIPDQFYMDMGLTELITPMRLRGMGAILMRLKNDVREHAQG
- a CDS encoding MmcQ/YjbR family DNA-binding protein; the protein is MLSIADLRTACAALPGSQETFPFDATTLVFKVGGKMYALTDIQAEPLTLSVKVRPEHGEDLRAAHEAIAPGYHLNKRHWVTVTLDGQVPTALVQELLAGSHALVVGGLTRAQRAELGL
- a CDS encoding DUF4132 domain-containing protein; translation: MDVHDYLRGFEGPWQADFMARLRTLPDDQATLIRAELKGSGDQAAHQAREAALTDLLHGSDETTRQALAAVLFPQFPEVVRRTVEALLTRHPYTEGYSRRAFRAPGDRRMAARAWNWLWSTWQVTRDYPQPLDWFAVHAGLLSPWQSRELGLLLGQAVSDGHEDIFQILRDTASTQHPVARMGRHVPLALLSGTRPDAWALAEGLLLAAQRQEGLRQVILETVDEASPEALTRMLRLILAEDLLRFAATLRAACVWFGLNYDVTDLKAVRAHLTTALGYLEDSASARTAVTSGSGAEAYLALFTLAMRDAIGAAALARPLLADPAPERRMAAAQFLLAADALQGDDLSALLADPDLRLAALAGGRVSPWTREAQPFSLEEFAAYAARLPTEGRHDLLLFPWLGHVPARAEAMNSLPRVLGDQPVADLAPYLAHMSSDGRLGVLGRLRERHGNTPQQLDAPTRDLLLTLLQDRQSGVSQEAVQVMGQLTPEPQEVEVLHTLLRRRSADLRRGLIRLLATDPALGASSALALLAGTNTEQRQAGLQLLQAVGGEVPGGFQPKNVAEETLLAALTEPGAQPTLEDGLGLFDPADLSRAPAPVPAAHDFVPEVARGARLLRSLNALIEAHRETPLTGIGWDGEQTLLLGNVRGGLLRPRADQPMPLADLWTGWWQTRPDPQDGDLTRMAWALSHFVAREDTTEAELDAELHTLAEELAQDMDLSPEELAEALEDDTDEEERAQAAQVARAREALRRQTIDRTLGPLVPLRLEHMDRVRAVVGYLRAGFSTPADLDLSLDAWATALSGLPADVGLLTDPRYTWRSDDPRDWFTPLRPAWAQLEAATPAQLRRAWDLTLHEGRAFEHLPLQRPSTPLLVRAYEHGWAGRADLLDALIGPRPQRSGYYYGHDFGDLAAATRPRLRDDVPTHPDWRAAVDDVRARVLDVELARGDLETAATPAALALGQVTGAALTLRLLAALGKNPLRRGYQGRSESRDVTFSHLVRVSFPAPADTPAAFAREVRTFGVGEARLLDLAMFAPQWAPLVADVLGWKGLRDGVYWLHAHTRDTNWSVPQDIREGWEAEIAERTPLSATDLMGGAVDVAWFHRMHRTLGQARFHTLLDAAKYASSSGGHKRAELFARALLGELDRDELVTRIREKRNQDAVRALGLLPLGRGPAKRNRDLEARYRLLADFRREARQWGAQKQASERLAADIGLQNLARTAGYADPQRLMWAMEARTAPDWAQTVTEGGVTVGIALTDAGDASLTVRRGEKVLKTLPPALKKLPAVAAIREAVGELGAAQKRMRAALEEAMVRGDHFQNSELHDLARHPVIAPMLLSLLWVLNESQLGWWTGDTLETLGGSVPIGDQALRLAHPHDLYVGGQWPQLQQEVMTRGLAQPFKQAFREYYPLTAAEQGAARSTRYSGHHVQPGKAAALFKSRGWVTVHEEGVRKTWHAEGLNVWVDTSVGSGTPNEVEGAELRAVYFTTRDGLEALPLAQVPPRLLSETLRDLDLVVSVAHVGGVDPEASQSTTAMRAALLRETLRLLKLGNVRLDHGHALIDGHHSRYTVHLGSGTVHRQPGGFLCIVPVHNQSQGRLFLPFADPDPRTAEVVSKVLLLAEDRKIQDPTILEQLR
- a CDS encoding sulfurtransferase, which encodes MDYAKDVLVSTDWVAQNLNTPGLRLVEVDEDILLYDTGHIPGAVKLDWQTDLWHPVERDFITPEEVSALLGRLGIGADDQIILYGDKSNWWAAYAYWFLSYSGVKNPLKLMNGGRQKWVAEGREQTTDAPSVEATQYPALTRDDSLRAFRDEVKGHLDSVKSGTGALVDVRSPDEFSGKVTHMPAYPQEGVLRGGHIPGARSIPWARAANEDGTFKSADELKALYEGEGVTPDKDVIAYCRIAERSSHSWFVLRELLGYPSVRNYDGSWTEWGNAVGLPIEKTYSEA